The Pirellulales bacterium genomic interval GCGCGTGGAAAACACGTAATGCAGCCACCACCTAGCCGACTAAGTTCGAGTCGAACACGCGAACTTTCTTCCAGTTGGCTTTGCATTCATCGATGAATTTCAGGTGCCGCGGCGCCGTTTGATAGGCGTCGTGAGCGGCGCGCGTTTCAAAGACGATGTGCAGCGCGACGTCGAAATCGCGATCGTTCACGTCGCGGGCAAGATCCGCGGGCGTGCCCACCGAAAACGACACCTCGCCCGGATGACCGGTGAGGTATCTCTGACAGGCGTCGGCGAGCTGTTGCCGAGCCGCGGCCGATGAGTCTTTGAGGGCAAAGAACACGATATGGGCCAATCTCGGTCCGCCGCTCACCGTTGCCATGGTCGCTTCGCTCGTGGGTTAAATGATCCGGGCCAGTTCTTGCCGCCACGGGGCGGCAAGCCCACGATCATATCCGCCCGAACAAAACAAGCAACAGAACGATCAACAGCACCAAGCCGATCCCGCCGCCGGGATAGTAGCCCCAATTGTGGCTATACGGCCAAACTGGAACCGAGCCCACCAACAGCAGCACCAACACGATCAACAGAAGCAGACCCATAAAGAGCCTCCCGATCAAGAGAAAGAAGCTGTGTTGGGCATTCGAGCAGTGCATCTCGCGTGCCGTTTGTTCGACTGCGAAGTTTTGTCGCGTTTTGCCCTTGGTTACTGCTTGACCGGCCGGCGTTACCTCTCGACTTGCCTAATTGGTCAAGTTCTATTTGCTCGCCACGGTTGGCGACTCTCCACACTGGTCGCCCGCCTTGCGTTCACCGCT includes:
- a CDS encoding Dabb family protein gives rise to the protein MATVSGGPRLAHIVFFALKDSSAAARQQLADACQRYLTGHPGEVSFSVGTPADLARDVNDRDFDVALHIVFETRAAHDAYQTAPRHLKFIDECKANWKKVRVFDSNLVG
- a CDS encoding DUF3309 family protein; the encoded protein is MGLLLLIVLVLLLVGSVPVWPYSHNWGYYPGGGIGLVLLIVLLLVLFGRI